Proteins encoded by one window of Culicoides brevitarsis isolate CSIRO-B50_1 chromosome 2, AGI_CSIRO_Cbre_v1, whole genome shotgun sequence:
- the LOC134831247 gene encoding RWD domain-containing protein 4 yields MSETKEMQTDEREALISIYEGDEQFKEVNSTTFQYRYGETDTIKSFLMEISWPENYPNELPNVNLELFYNRNLPSAVKLNISKIVLEEAQQWIGCGMTFSLFECLKDKLDDILADVNTIEKNIDVATESVADLEIDQGEAGSKAAKKEHLTKAQKRRLWDKTDHTGTKPRGWDWVDIIKHLSQTGNSKGDDVTTN; encoded by the exons atgtctGAGACAAAAGAAATGCAAACGGACGAACGCGAGGCGTTAATTTCCATCTACGAAGGCGACGAGCAATTTAAGGAAGTAAATTCGACAACTTTTCAATACAGATACGGCGAGACAGACACAATTAAATCATTTCTCATGGAAATTTCGTGGCCCGAAAATTATCCGAATGAACTGCCAAACgttaatttagaattattttacaatagaaattt aCCTTCCGCtgtgaaattaaatatatcgAAAATAGTATTAGAAGAGGCTCAACAATGGATCGGATGCGGCATGACTTTCTCGCTGTTCGAGTGCCTTAAAGACAAACTAGATGACATTTTAGCCGATGTTAATACGATAGAGAAGAATATAGATGTCGCTACGGAAAGTGTGGCTGATTTGGAAATCGATCAAGGTGAAGCGGGATCCAAGGCTGCCAAGAAAGAACATCTGACAAAAGCTCAAAAACGTCGTCTGTGGGATAAAACTGATCATACGGGAACCAAGCCTCGTGGATGGGATTGGGTCgatattattaaacatttgtCGCAAACGGGAAATAGTAAAGGTGATGATGTAACAACGAATTGA